The following are from one region of the Capsicum annuum cultivar UCD-10X-F1 chromosome 1, UCD10Xv1.1, whole genome shotgun sequence genome:
- the LOC107857400 gene encoding uncharacterized protein LOC107857400, with the protein MASKGNVFRLEAALPIKEHLNEARKPVKPKWLNEEVWSKLLILWDTPEYKAKREQAKVNQESETAGLLHTGASMSSTTHQRRLKFLNGGVDVPLSKPKSFKETHKKKKSDSTRAEWVEPRAKAAYDFKKALKIGVVKLNLL; encoded by the exons ATGGCATCAAAAGGTAATGTTTTTCGGTTGGAAGCAGCTCTACCAATCAAAGAACACTTGAATGAGGCCCGGAAACCGGTAAAACCTAAATGGTTGAATGAAGAAGTGTGGTCTAAGCTGTTGATATTATGGGACACTCCTGAATATAAGGCGAAGAGGGAACAGGCAAAGGTAAATCAAGAGTCTGAAACGGCTGGCTTGCTGCACACCGGAGCTTCGATGAGTTCCACTACCCACCAAAGAAGACTG AAATTCCTAAATGGGGGAGTAGATGTACCTCTTTCTAAACCTAAATCCTTCAAAGAGACGCATAAGAAGAAAAAGTCGGACAGTACAAGAGCAGAATGGGTCGAACCTCGTGCTAAGGCTGCATAT GATTTCAAAAAAGCATTGAAGATTGGCGTCGTCAAACTCAACCTGCTTTag